Part of the Nitrospinota bacterium genome is shown below.
GTGCGCCGTTTCATCATGGATTGGATCAGATCATTTTTTTTCAGATTTAATTTTTCACTGATTTCGGAGATCACCTTTTCCTGTCGCGCCTTTTCCCGCTTCACTCCGTCGAAAAAATTGTTATATAAAATCATCTGATCGATATTCATGCCTTGATTCGATGTTTGGTTCAGGTCCTTTTTTCTCTCTTCCGCGATCCCTTCCATGAACTGCAAACGGTCCCTCTGATTTTGCATGTGGGTGTTGATCACTCCCAGTTCTTTTTTCAGCAGGTTTTCTCGCTCTTTATGAATTTTGAGGACAGTTTCGAATCGGAATTTCAAGATCAGTTCTCCACAATCGCCTGTAATTGAGCAA
Proteins encoded:
- the fliJ gene encoding flagellar export protein FliJ, which encodes MKFRFETVLKIHKERENLLKKELGVINTHMQNQRDRLQFMEGIAEERKKDLNQTSNQGMNIDQMILYNNFFDGVKREKARQEKVISEISEKLNLKKNDLIQSMMKRRTMEILKEREQAAFKKKQQKTEIALNNETGTNMWRLNS